In one Alteribacter lacisalsi genomic region, the following are encoded:
- a CDS encoding DUF4367 domain-containing protein: protein MKKTVFTLGAVLLFTAACAVENTDEIVEKAVAAQENLDSYYAEVESRFTYDGEEETSFYKEWVKGDQYRYEYDDYVSVSDGETTWFYDSQENSVFIMDEMMLEDEDMPDQSEMMREMLTDMMESNDVTAHGKETIAGRDTIHLSLTPVDEEEIAMFGEVSYEIWIDEETYMPLKMEWESDDFTSSMVYTEIEYNLDLSDDFFAYEIPEGAEVQTWEDELDSMMLSLDELRETTDMPVPEFTYLPEGFEFESAFHYEESGGEAAMLDFTDGGLGYFTLSISTTEDPYGLGEEADKEVIQIGDLEGERITVYDMTILSWTAEEVQYELLSFGEDLSDEELLKVAEGLE from the coding sequence ATGAAAAAGACCGTATTTACACTTGGCGCAGTGCTTCTGTTTACTGCAGCCTGTGCTGTTGAGAACACAGATGAAATTGTGGAGAAAGCAGTAGCAGCGCAGGAGAATCTGGACAGCTACTACGCAGAGGTGGAAAGCCGTTTTACTTATGATGGTGAAGAAGAAACCAGCTTCTATAAAGAGTGGGTAAAAGGCGATCAGTACCGTTATGAGTATGATGATTATGTTTCTGTCTCAGACGGTGAAACAACGTGGTTCTACGATTCTCAGGAAAACAGTGTTTTCATTATGGATGAGATGATGTTGGAAGACGAAGACATGCCTGATCAGTCAGAAATGATGCGTGAAATGCTCACAGACATGATGGAATCAAACGATGTAACGGCCCATGGCAAGGAAACGATCGCAGGAAGGGATACGATCCACCTTTCCCTGACCCCAGTGGATGAAGAAGAGATTGCCATGTTCGGAGAAGTAAGCTATGAAATCTGGATTGATGAAGAAACCTACATGCCACTTAAAATGGAGTGGGAGAGTGACGACTTTACGTCATCCATGGTGTACACAGAAATTGAATATAACCTGGATTTGAGTGACGATTTCTTTGCGTATGAGATTCCTGAAGGAGCGGAGGTTCAGACGTGGGAAGATGAACTCGATTCGATGATGCTGTCACTTGATGAGCTTCGTGAGACGACGGATATGCCGGTTCCGGAATTCACCTATCTGCCTGAGGGCTTTGAATTTGAGAGTGCCTTCCATTACGAGGAAAGCGGCGGTGAAGCTGCGATGCTCGATTTTACCGATGGCGGACTCGGGTATTTTACTCTTTCCATTTCAACCACGGAGGATCCTTATGGGTTGGGTGAAGAAGCAGATAAAGAAGTGATTCAGATTGGGGATCTTGAAGGGGAGCGTATTACTGTCTATGATATGACCATCCTCAGCTGGACGGCTGAAGAGGTGCAGTATGAGCTGTTAAGTTTCGGGGAAGATCTCTCTGACGAGGAACTTCTGAAAGTAGCTGAAGGATTGGAGTAA
- a CDS encoding tetraprenyl-beta-curcumene synthase family protein, with the protein MRAPKTMWTMVYHVYKKIVPEVHNILAEWRVRAEQIENDELREFALESIDENTFHSEGGGVFALLTDEEKRSDVLWFIVTYQIICDYLDSLCDQSESLDPNDFRSLHEALRQALAPGTLQDVYYEHRAEKEDNGFLSSLVAVCQKKIQTFESFAEAQSAMEELSLHYRNLQVYKHVKKEDREPFLMEWYEETKQQVPDVRNMRWYEFAAGTGSTLGVYTLAAYASKGGLNEEEAHRIKSCYFPYAQGLHILLDYFIDQEEDLADDELNFCTYYRDEDDMVERMSGFKAEAEKRLGEMPDAGFHKLINKGIIAIYLADEKVQTDPEMKRTARRMIRFGGASTVFFYLNSWVFRKVSDKEETPSAAGGKTE; encoded by the coding sequence TTGAGAGCGCCAAAGACAATGTGGACCATGGTTTATCACGTTTATAAAAAAATCGTACCTGAAGTACATAATATACTCGCAGAATGGCGGGTCAGGGCCGAACAAATAGAGAATGACGAACTGAGGGAATTTGCACTCGAAAGTATAGACGAAAACACCTTTCACAGTGAGGGCGGCGGTGTGTTCGCCCTTCTTACAGATGAGGAAAAACGGAGCGATGTGCTCTGGTTTATCGTGACGTACCAGATTATCTGTGACTATCTGGATAGTCTGTGTGACCAGAGTGAATCGCTCGATCCGAATGATTTCCGCTCCCTTCATGAAGCACTCCGCCAGGCTCTTGCCCCGGGGACACTGCAAGATGTTTACTATGAACACCGGGCAGAAAAAGAAGATAACGGTTTTCTCTCCTCGCTTGTTGCCGTTTGTCAGAAAAAAATCCAGACGTTTGAATCGTTTGCCGAGGCCCAGTCTGCGATGGAGGAGTTATCCCTTCATTACCGGAATCTTCAAGTCTATAAGCACGTAAAGAAAGAAGACCGGGAACCGTTTCTTATGGAATGGTATGAGGAAACGAAGCAGCAGGTGCCGGACGTCCGGAATATGCGCTGGTATGAGTTTGCTGCCGGGACGGGATCCACACTTGGCGTCTACACCCTTGCCGCCTATGCATCAAAAGGGGGGCTTAACGAGGAGGAAGCACACAGAATTAAATCGTGCTATTTCCCATATGCCCAGGGGCTTCATATTCTGCTAGACTATTTTATCGATCAGGAAGAGGATCTGGCAGACGATGAGCTGAACTTCTGCACCTATTACCGGGACGAAGACGATATGGTCGAGCGAATGAGCGGGTTTAAGGCCGAGGCTGAAAAGCGTCTGGGAGAGATGCCTGATGCCGGTTTTCATAAGCTAATAAATAAAGGAATCATCGCCATTTATCTGGCCGATGAAAAAGTTCAGACCGATCCTGAAATGAAACGAACAGCCAGACGGATGATCCGCTTTGGCGGTGCGTCCACCGTTTTCTTTTATCTCAATTCCTGGGTGTTCCGGAAGGTGTCGGACAAAGAGGAAACCCCTTCGGCTGCTGGAGGAAAAACTGAGTAA
- a CDS encoding cyclic-phosphate processing receiver domain-containing protein, protein MEQLYVFLDDYRAAPEGYVLVTTIDECKKLLKEHDIRHLSLDHDLVSKERNGMMLVNMMVNEHLYADRITVHSANAVGGKNMYNSLRQAKTDHKMPLATEVSLRPLPLHSYPQHMLRHYAVSE, encoded by the coding sequence ATGGAACAGCTTTATGTATTCTTAGATGATTACCGCGCAGCTCCTGAAGGCTATGTGCTCGTCACTACGATCGATGAGTGTAAAAAACTTCTCAAGGAGCATGACATTCGCCACCTTTCTCTTGATCACGACCTTGTGAGCAAAGAACGAAACGGTATGATGCTGGTTAATATGATGGTAAATGAACACCTCTATGCTGATCGGATTACCGTCCATTCCGCAAACGCCGTCGGTGGAAAGAACATGTACAACAGCCTTAGACAGGCGAAAACTGATCACAAAATGCCTCTTGCCACAGAAGTTTCCCTCAGACCCCTGCCGCTCCATTCCTATCCACAGCACATGCTTCGTCATTACGCCGTCTCTGAATAA
- a CDS encoding solute symporter family protein gives MGEEAWQLSNPLLGVAAIVATFLLFYVVGYISNRKSSSVSDLYVAGATVGPFTNGLAMASTYMSLATFLGITALILQLQVPFIMLWIQLILAIPLITIIYGTSLRRMGAFSPTHFVRERYGISASIIAALFMILVSIMYALGQMIGIALAFETVLGIPYLTGLIVGGLIIVGYITIGGMAGASNNAAIQMVIIALMFIIPLGAIMKAMGGSGWFFPPLLYADMVPAMLEAMPNFFDYQYSTKWYVSLIALTIGSLGLPHLAMRIYTASSLRSARSAMVWFAFVIGLVFSATYAMGFVGVYATETQGVVISQADADKLTIILNLVYNPEWVSALVIAAAISAGLSTLSGNLLAIGALLSQDIITTLKPNIPEKKRVRLGYAAIFTGGVVSILLAINPPAFLVVSILWAFGLAGVTIAPLILVGVWWKEANRFGAMASSVIGGALYIIVSPFVFPSVVMTGHSVTDGMGLSGAMLAIPISFILLIVVSYVTNRMPAFRSKLSTKADHELIERIHGWKEVNPARYNSTVGAAITVVFFTAIAIWAAMPWNM, from the coding sequence ATGGGAGAAGAAGCCTGGCAGTTATCAAATCCATTATTAGGTGTTGCGGCCATTGTCGCAACGTTTCTATTATTCTACGTGGTCGGATACATATCCAACCGTAAAAGTTCGTCCGTTTCGGATTTATATGTGGCCGGTGCCACCGTTGGACCATTTACAAATGGTCTGGCTATGGCGTCAACCTACATGAGTCTTGCTACTTTTCTTGGCATTACAGCACTTATCCTGCAGCTCCAGGTGCCGTTTATTATGCTGTGGATTCAGCTGATTCTGGCGATTCCACTCATTACGATTATTTACGGAACGAGCCTTCGCCGTATGGGCGCATTCTCCCCGACTCACTTTGTCCGTGAGCGGTACGGCATCTCGGCATCTATTATTGCAGCACTGTTTATGATTCTCGTGTCCATTATGTACGCTCTTGGTCAGATGATCGGAATTGCCCTTGCCTTTGAGACTGTTCTCGGGATTCCCTATCTGACCGGTCTGATTGTCGGCGGGCTGATTATCGTCGGCTACATTACGATCGGGGGAATGGCAGGGGCGTCCAACAACGCCGCAATTCAGATGGTCATTATCGCCCTTATGTTTATCATCCCGCTCGGTGCCATCATGAAAGCAATGGGCGGAAGCGGCTGGTTTTTCCCGCCACTTCTTTACGCTGATATGGTACCGGCTATGCTCGAAGCCATGCCGAACTTTTTTGATTATCAGTATTCAACGAAATGGTACGTGAGTCTGATCGCCCTGACGATTGGGTCACTCGGCCTCCCTCACCTGGCGATGCGGATTTACACAGCGAGCAGCTTAAGAAGCGCCCGCTCTGCGATGGTCTGGTTCGCATTTGTGATCGGGCTTGTGTTCTCCGCTACGTACGCTATGGGCTTTGTAGGTGTGTATGCGACTGAAACACAGGGCGTTGTCATTTCCCAGGCTGATGCTGACAAACTGACGATTATCCTGAACCTGGTCTATAACCCTGAATGGGTATCTGCTCTTGTTATCGCGGCCGCAATTTCCGCCGGTCTCTCCACACTGAGCGGAAACCTGCTGGCCATCGGAGCCCTGCTGTCCCAGGATATTATCACGACACTCAAACCGAACATACCGGAAAAGAAACGGGTCCGTCTCGGTTACGCAGCCATTTTTACGGGAGGGGTTGTGAGTATCCTTCTGGCGATTAACCCGCCTGCGTTCCTTGTGGTCAGTATTTTATGGGCATTCGGCCTCGCCGGTGTCACGATTGCGCCTCTTATTCTTGTCGGTGTCTGGTGGAAGGAAGCAAACCGGTTTGGAGCGATGGCATCGTCTGTCATCGGGGGAGCCCTTTACATTATCGTATCGCCTTTCGTTTTCCCAAGCGTAGTGATGACCGGTCACTCGGTCACAGACGGAATGGGACTATCCGGAGCGATGCTTGCGATTCCGATCAGCTTTATCCTGCTGATCGTCGTTAGCTATGTTACAAACCGGATGCCAGCCTTCCGCTCTAAACTGAGCACAAAAGCAGATCACGAGCTGATTGAGCGGATTCACGGCTGGAAAGAAGTCAATCCGGCCCGGTACAACAGCACAGTTGGGGCTGCAATCACAGTTGTCTTCTTTACTGCCATTGCCATCTGGGCCGCAATGCCTTGGAATATGTAA
- a CDS encoding YIP1 family protein, which yields MIGKMMILDPPAFRQFFEIKHSKLLSQLIVFGLGLAYGAAGIAANAGFIASFEGDLLRNVLVPLIFLFFGLLSAWITKIGLTVLLWAGARGFGGPGRMAHVYRAASVALIPGILALPLLTGMNVNWLTILAMIFGVAWMFLICVRIHEATQGFGGWKAYAAVFAAFVFFASIYYLVMPTGAL from the coding sequence ATGATTGGAAAAATGATGATCCTTGACCCGCCTGCATTCAGGCAGTTTTTCGAAATTAAACATTCAAAGCTTCTCAGCCAGCTGATCGTCTTCGGTCTCGGCCTCGCCTACGGCGCAGCCGGGATCGCGGCGAATGCCGGCTTTATTGCCAGTTTTGAAGGGGACCTGCTCAGAAATGTGCTCGTCCCCCTCATCTTTTTGTTTTTCGGTCTCCTTTCCGCCTGGATTACAAAAATCGGCCTCACCGTTCTGTTATGGGCCGGGGCAAGAGGTTTTGGCGGACCGGGCAGAATGGCACATGTGTACCGGGCAGCATCGGTTGCGCTGATTCCGGGCATACTCGCTCTTCCCCTTCTCACCGGAATGAATGTGAACTGGCTTACAATTCTCGCCATGATCTTTGGCGTGGCATGGATGTTTCTCATTTGTGTCCGGATTCATGAAGCAACCCAGGGCTTTGGCGGCTGGAAAGCGTATGCGGCTGTGTTCGCCGCGTTCGTCTTTTTTGCCAGTATCTATTATCTGGTCATGCCGACCGGAGCTCTGTAA
- the mbcS gene encoding acyl-CoA synthetase MbcS: MNREELIAPAQYNITEELNRFAHDESREAIRWRDAEGSRRSVSYKELVEKTNQYALALKNQGIEKGDKVLIILPRLPEAYMTYLACLKAGIVAIPSSEMLRKKDLLYRIEHANVKAVISYWKTTSEVNAIDEKHPALERRFIVGGEEEGWQSLETLAESESVDYEGEATSSDDMAFLSYTSGTTGNPKGVVHTHAWGYAHVRTSAKKWLGVEEGDLVWATAAPGWQKWIWSPFLSTITLGATAFVYHGGFEPDTYLGMLEKEKINVLCCTPTEYRLMAKVDNLASYSVPHLKSAVSAGEPLNSPVINAFKEAFNISLRDGYGQTENTLLVCTTEDMAIKPGSMGRPTPGNPVEIIDEDGKPAKNGVVGDIAVHKDCPALFREYYNEPERTQTAYRGDWYLTGDQASRDEDGYFWFEGRSDDIIISSGYTIGPFEVEDALLKHPAVRECAVVASPDEVRGNIVKAYVVLREEGRTGDEALVKELQNHTKEITAPYKYPREIEFLDELPKTTSGKIRRIELRMKEKSKA; the protein is encoded by the coding sequence ATGAACAGAGAAGAACTGATTGCACCTGCGCAGTACAACATTACCGAAGAACTGAACCGTTTTGCCCACGATGAATCCCGTGAAGCCATCCGCTGGCGCGACGCAGAAGGCAGCCGCCGCTCGGTTTCCTACAAGGAACTGGTCGAAAAAACGAACCAGTACGCTCTTGCCCTGAAAAACCAGGGAATCGAAAAAGGAGATAAAGTCCTCATCATCCTTCCAAGACTTCCTGAAGCCTACATGACCTATCTGGCTTGTCTGAAAGCCGGAATTGTGGCCATCCCAAGCTCGGAAATGCTCCGGAAAAAAGACCTTCTTTACCGAATCGAGCACGCAAACGTCAAAGCGGTCATTTCCTACTGGAAAACCACCTCCGAAGTAAACGCCATTGACGAAAAACATCCCGCCCTAGAGCGCAGATTCATCGTCGGCGGCGAAGAGGAAGGCTGGCAGTCCCTTGAGACTCTGGCGGAATCCGAGTCCGTTGATTACGAGGGGGAAGCCACCTCAAGTGACGACATGGCGTTTCTCTCCTACACGTCCGGAACGACAGGCAATCCAAAGGGCGTGGTTCACACTCACGCATGGGGCTATGCCCACGTACGAACCTCCGCCAAAAAATGGCTCGGTGTTGAGGAAGGGGATCTCGTCTGGGCCACCGCAGCACCAGGCTGGCAGAAATGGATCTGGAGTCCGTTCCTCTCCACGATAACCCTCGGGGCAACCGCCTTTGTGTACCACGGCGGCTTCGAACCAGACACGTACCTCGGCATGCTTGAAAAAGAAAAAATCAACGTGCTCTGCTGTACGCCGACCGAGTACCGTCTCATGGCAAAAGTGGATAATCTCGCTTCGTACAGCGTCCCTCATTTAAAGAGTGCTGTCTCTGCAGGGGAACCGCTGAACAGTCCTGTTATTAACGCCTTTAAGGAAGCTTTTAACATTTCTCTCAGGGACGGCTACGGCCAGACCGAGAATACGCTGCTCGTCTGCACCACGGAGGACATGGCCATCAAACCTGGCTCCATGGGCAGACCGACACCGGGCAACCCGGTGGAGATTATCGACGAGGACGGAAAGCCGGCCAAAAACGGTGTTGTCGGGGATATCGCCGTTCACAAAGACTGTCCTGCTCTTTTCAGAGAGTACTATAATGAGCCGGAGCGCACACAGACCGCTTACCGAGGGGACTGGTACCTTACCGGAGATCAGGCCTCCCGGGATGAAGACGGCTATTTCTGGTTTGAAGGCCGGAGTGATGACATCATTATCAGTTCAGGGTACACGATCGGACCGTTCGAAGTAGAGGATGCCCTGCTGAAGCATCCGGCCGTCCGCGAATGTGCGGTTGTCGCTTCTCCGGATGAAGTGCGCGGAAACATTGTCAAAGCCTATGTTGTTCTTCGGGAAGAAGGCCGCACCGGTGACGAGGCGCTCGTTAAGGAGCTTCAGAATCA